The following proteins are co-located in the uncultured Draconibacterium sp. genome:
- a CDS encoding PAS domain S-box protein — protein MSKEIELLKKKIAREEAAREEAEQLLEQKSMELYHSNEKLKDLNTNLEKLVEARTKKLQETELEYQSMVESINDMIFRLDMKGIITFTNQIALKIIGSEDEVLVGKNIFEFINVDDRKRIFKHFAKQYLLRNCINYYEVEIKSRFGHKIWLRLNVQFSGNSCEFCLKKQMALVGLGQEIKADHSCAFSEIIVVAHDISQQKIGQEKLEKSEKRYRELTESLPEMICEVDRDGTLIYANQFAISKFGYTKEEVLNNNFNIINLFPEKSRKQVYTNIGLIVNNGQSTSTEYQVIKKNGELLTVIVYTSPIWDQEKVVGLRGVMFDISLRKQHELEIAKNLEQQVLLSEISVSYNALSDFENRTNQVLKKIGEFLSVSRVYIFENNASGELTSNTYEWCNTGIDAQIDELQDIPYTVIPSWKKMLNEDGIVFSQNIEELPTDIYEILEPQGIKSILVLPLKDHGKHIGFMGFDECEINRTWSPSEIELLRTISNLVSNNFLRQRIQNELIESEKENRVIIDSIPDVIIHANSDGKIKSLKSALNSNLSNLIKSKESATIFEAFNETLSKRLLDAISECLKKDKYQFEFKNLNWDEFEYYEARLVKLLTNEVLIIIRDVTVIKENEKQLQIAKNKAEEASKMKSQFLANVSHEIRTPLNAILGFSQWLFENTDITLHKGYLSSIINSGRNLLDVINDILDLSKLETGSINIELNPMNYREVISDVKLAFQEELERKGLHFNITTDKALPNYILMDDLRFYQIIYNLVSNSVKFTEKGYIHVLAVATQTNVEGEIDLRVSIEDTGIGIQESKLKSIFESFAQEDGQSTRNYDGTGLGLAIVEGLLKKMNGSVQVSSKEGKGTTFTITFSGVKVDKSDYTEKQLKSEKQQPMSELGPCKIMIVDDIDFNIEVLKALINSDQATYIDAFDGNEALAKLQTVVPDIIFMDIRMPGIDGFEVTRIIRNDEKLKDIPIIAFSASTIKSRKDMIELLFDDFLQKPVFKNDVEEILRKYMAPFLQTKGETGLKDAQSDNELTAACLEKLPEVIQVLEQEFLPKWETIKDGLVIYEVENFKSELSEMAYDKEITPISEYCVELELGLQSFDIELIEKRLSEFPKLIENLKAKSI, from the coding sequence AAGCCAGAACTAAAAAATTACAGGAAACCGAGTTGGAGTACCAGTCGATGGTTGAAAGTATCAACGATATGATCTTTCGTCTCGACATGAAAGGAATCATTACTTTTACCAATCAAATTGCACTCAAAATCATTGGATCCGAAGATGAAGTATTGGTTGGTAAGAATATATTTGAGTTCATAAATGTTGATGACCGGAAACGTATTTTCAAACATTTTGCAAAGCAATATTTACTTCGAAATTGTATAAATTATTACGAAGTTGAAATCAAATCGAGGTTTGGTCACAAAATATGGCTTAGGTTAAATGTTCAGTTTTCGGGAAACAGCTGTGAGTTTTGTTTAAAAAAACAAATGGCTTTGGTTGGCCTCGGGCAAGAAATTAAGGCTGATCATTCCTGTGCATTTTCTGAAATTATTGTGGTAGCCCACGATATTTCGCAACAAAAAATTGGTCAGGAGAAACTTGAAAAGAGTGAAAAACGATACCGGGAGCTAACCGAGTCCTTACCGGAAATGATTTGTGAAGTGGATAGAGACGGAACTTTAATTTATGCAAATCAATTCGCAATCAGTAAGTTTGGGTACACCAAAGAAGAAGTACTGAACAATAATTTCAACATCATAAATCTCTTTCCTGAAAAAAGCAGAAAACAAGTTTATACAAATATTGGCTTGATTGTAAATAATGGACAATCAACTTCAACTGAATACCAGGTTATAAAAAAGAATGGCGAATTATTAACTGTAATCGTTTATACTTCACCCATTTGGGATCAGGAAAAAGTAGTTGGCTTACGTGGTGTAATGTTTGATATTTCCTTGCGAAAACAGCACGAACTGGAAATTGCCAAAAACCTGGAACAACAAGTGCTTTTGTCGGAAATATCAGTTAGTTACAATGCTTTGTCCGATTTCGAAAACAGAACCAATCAGGTTTTAAAAAAGATAGGCGAATTTTTAAGTGTTAGTAGGGTATACATTTTCGAAAATAATGCCAGTGGTGAATTAACAAGTAATACCTACGAATGGTGTAACACCGGAATTGATGCGCAGATAGATGAATTACAGGACATACCTTACACTGTAATTCCTTCGTGGAAAAAAATGCTGAATGAAGACGGGATTGTTTTTTCGCAGAATATTGAAGAACTGCCAACAGATATTTATGAAATACTGGAGCCCCAGGGCATTAAATCCATTTTGGTTTTGCCGCTGAAAGATCACGGGAAACACATTGGATTTATGGGATTCGATGAGTGTGAAATAAATCGTACATGGAGTCCGTCGGAGATCGAACTATTACGTACCATTTCCAATCTGGTTTCGAATAATTTTCTTCGACAACGTATTCAGAACGAGTTGATTGAGAGTGAAAAGGAAAACAGGGTGATTATTGATTCTATTCCCGATGTAATTATTCATGCCAATAGCGACGGAAAGATTAAATCATTAAAATCGGCGCTTAATTCTAATTTGTCAAACCTGATTAAAAGCAAAGAGAGCGCTACCATTTTTGAAGCGTTTAACGAAACATTATCAAAACGTTTACTTGATGCCATTTCTGAATGTTTGAAAAAAGATAAATACCAATTTGAATTCAAAAATTTAAATTGGGATGAGTTTGAGTATTACGAGGCGCGTTTGGTAAAACTACTCACAAACGAGGTATTAATAATAATTCGCGATGTAACAGTAATAAAAGAGAACGAAAAACAATTACAGATTGCCAAAAACAAAGCAGAGGAAGCTTCGAAAATGAAGTCGCAGTTTTTAGCAAATGTTTCTCACGAAATACGCACCCCGCTGAATGCAATACTTGGATTTAGCCAGTGGTTGTTCGAAAATACTGACATTACCTTACACAAAGGATATTTGTCGTCGATAATAAACAGTGGACGTAATTTGCTCGATGTAATAAACGATATACTCGACCTTTCGAAACTCGAAACGGGATCGATAAATATTGAGTTGAATCCAATGAATTACAGGGAAGTTATTTCCGATGTAAAACTGGCATTTCAGGAAGAACTTGAACGTAAGGGTTTGCATTTTAATATAACTACCGATAAAGCCTTGCCGAATTATATTTTAATGGACGACCTGCGTTTTTATCAGATTATTTATAACCTGGTAAGCAATTCGGTAAAATTTACAGAAAAGGGATACATTCATGTTTTGGCGGTTGCCACTCAAACCAATGTGGAAGGTGAAATTGACTTAAGAGTATCTATTGAAGACACCGGAATTGGGATACAGGAAAGTAAGCTGAAATCAATTTTTGAATCGTTTGCGCAGGAAGACGGACAAAGTACCCGTAACTACGACGGAACCGGTTTAGGTTTGGCCATTGTTGAAGGTTTGCTTAAAAAGATGAATGGTTCGGTTCAGGTTTCAAGCAAGGAAGGAAAAGGAACCACGTTTACTATAACTTTTAGTGGTGTAAAAGTCGATAAGTCAGATTATACTGAAAAGCAGCTAAAAAGCGAAAAACAACAACCAATGTCGGAGTTGGGACCATGTAAAATAATGATTGTTGACGACATTGATTTTAACATTGAGGTACTTAAAGCTTTAATAAATTCCGATCAGGCGACATACATTGACGCATTCGACGGGAACGAAGCACTGGCAAAACTTCAAACAGTTGTTCCTGATATTATTTTTATGGATATAAGAATGCCGGGAATTGATGGATTTGAGGTAACGCGCATCATCCGAAATGATGAAAAATTGAAAGATATTCCAATCATTGCCTTCTCCGCATCTACTATCAAATCGAGGAAAGACATGATTGAACTTTTGTTTGATGATTTCTTGCAAAAACCTGTTTTCAAAAACGATGTTGAAGAAATACTCCGGAAATACATGGCTCCATTTCTTCAAACCAAAGGTGAAACAGGTTTGAAAGATGCCCAAAGCGATAATGAATTAACAGCCGCTTGTCTTGAAAAGTTACCAGAGGTAATTCAGGTACTGGAGCAAGAGTTTCTTCCCAAGTGGGAAACCATTAAAGATGGTTTGGTAATATACGAAGTGGAGAATTTTAAAAGCGAACTCTCTGAAATGGCCTATGACAAAGAGATTACACCTATTTCGGAATATTGCGTTGAGTTGGAACTTGGTCTGCAGTCGTTTGACATTGAATTGATTGAGAAACGATTGTCAGAATTCCCAAAACTTATCGAAAATCTAAAAGCAAAATCGATTTAG
- a CDS encoding hybrid sensor histidine kinase/response regulator, which translates to METTKKPIILIVDDVPKNIQVLGTLLAKFNCELAVAMNGQQALDTVAKIHPDLILLDVMMPVMDGHETCQRLKSNPETKDIPVIFLSAKTESEDIVKGFELGAVDYVTKPFIGGELLARVKTHLSLKKAQQIVEEEVNTKNKFFSIMSHDLRGAFGIIMSFVELIQVNREYLTQDEIDELLNDIAKTSKNTLGLLEDLLKWARSQTGAIKFNPEKIAIKDLFIEVCEKQKDIAQAKDIQLSSSATEDKVIVGDSNMVLLIIRNLIANAIKFTNKGGKITVSAEDTGDFIRTEVTDTGVGIKPETISKLFCIDSKVSTTGTDNEQGSGLGLVLCKEFVKVNGGKIGVESTLGEGTTVWFTIPKYKEEE; encoded by the coding sequence ATGGAAACAACAAAAAAACCCATCATTCTAATTGTTGACGATGTCCCCAAAAACATACAGGTATTAGGAACTTTGCTTGCAAAATTTAATTGCGAACTTGCTGTTGCAATGAATGGCCAGCAGGCACTCGACACGGTTGCCAAAATTCATCCCGATTTAATATTACTTGATGTAATGATGCCGGTGATGGATGGGCACGAAACCTGTCAGCGTTTAAAAAGTAATCCTGAAACCAAAGATATTCCTGTAATATTTTTATCAGCAAAAACAGAAAGTGAAGACATTGTAAAAGGCTTTGAATTGGGTGCGGTTGATTATGTTACCAAACCGTTTATTGGCGGCGAGTTACTTGCCCGTGTAAAAACGCATCTTTCGCTTAAAAAAGCACAGCAGATTGTTGAAGAAGAGGTAAACACAAAAAACAAGTTTTTCTCCATTATGTCGCATGATTTGCGAGGAGCGTTTGGAATAATAATGAGCTTTGTTGAACTCATTCAGGTGAACCGCGAGTACTTAACACAGGACGAAATTGACGAGCTTTTAAACGACATTGCCAAAACATCTAAAAACACACTTGGACTACTGGAAGATCTGCTAAAATGGGCCCGCTCGCAAACAGGTGCAATTAAATTTAATCCCGAAAAAATTGCAATTAAAGATCTGTTCATCGAAGTTTGCGAAAAACAAAAAGATATTGCCCAGGCAAAAGATATTCAACTTAGCTCATCGGCAACTGAAGATAAAGTTATCGTTGGTGATTCGAACATGGTACTTTTGATCATCCGGAATTTGATAGCTAATGCAATTAAATTTACAAACAAAGGAGGTAAAATAACGGTAAGTGCTGAAGACACCGGCGATTTTATACGAACAGAAGTTACTGATACCGGGGTTGGTATTAAACCCGAAACCATAAGTAAACTCTTCTGTATTGATTCCAAAGTTTCTACTACCGGAACCGACAATGAGCAAGGAAGTGGTTTGGGACTGGTACTGTGCAAAGAGTTTGTAAAAGTAAATGGTGGAAAAATCGGCGTTGAGAGCACGCTGGGCGAAGGTACTACAGTTTGGTTCACAATTCCAAAATACAAAGAGGAAGAGTAA
- a CDS encoding ATP-binding protein, with amino-acid sequence MTQPFLLSATVHSVGSILIQFESDVVRARNLGSLLAQEINFDKTTCIRIGTAVSELSRNILEHAQTGTIEFFLAEREAQTSGIAVIFKDKGKGIEDLNSIQDGNFHSKNGMGVGLIGSQRLMDDFEIETEKDKGTTITIAKWLPRYAPHLDRKRLTVIKNAFQKTLERGDSSMVDTINSQNNELVFLLQKLQERNEEIETINQELEETNKGVVALNRELEDKAIDIEKAKQEAVMANKAKSEFLANMSHEIRTPMNAILGFAEILENKITDKTLKGFATAISSSGSSLLGIINDILDLSKIEAGKTELNYQSANLKSLINDVGQIFKHKSKEKQIDFIIDIDPSIPKAIVIDDIRLKQILINLIGNAMKFTDNGFVKLSVTNHRLTEESKLQSVSFCVQDTGIGIPQDQIENIFGAFEQQKNQNLNKFGGTGLGLTITKRLVAMMGGNLSVESEPDKGSKFCVKFDNLEIGDLSDAEAFEQKDLNAQIVFEPATILIVDDVAINRKLVIKFIEDYDFRIETAENGQRALDKVDSTLPDLILMDLKMPVMDGFEATSILKANEKYKNIPIVACTASALKEEKELILNSGFDAYLRKPFSRKELISELSIHLKHQKLQANTNEQDTNNSIEPEMTAELMASLPHFIEEVKTDLHPRWETIRDTFILSEISDFAIRVQKVATKYSASDLTNWSEGIQEQVANLDMEKLPGTINQFEKIVNRYEDRLLKV; translated from the coding sequence ATGACGCAACCGTTCTTATTATCCGCTACAGTTCATAGTGTCGGTTCCATCCTGATTCAGTTTGAATCGGATGTAGTTCGGGCACGTAATCTTGGTTCGCTCCTTGCACAGGAAATAAACTTTGATAAAACAACCTGTATCCGAATTGGTACAGCTGTTTCCGAACTTAGCAGAAACATATTGGAACATGCACAAACAGGTACCATCGAATTCTTTTTAGCGGAACGGGAAGCGCAAACATCGGGAATAGCCGTAATTTTCAAAGACAAAGGGAAAGGCATTGAAGACCTGAATTCCATTCAGGATGGCAATTTTCACTCGAAAAATGGAATGGGTGTTGGGTTAATTGGATCGCAACGCCTGATGGATGATTTTGAAATAGAAACAGAAAAAGACAAAGGAACAACGATAACGATTGCCAAATGGCTGCCCCGTTATGCCCCCCACCTCGACAGAAAACGTCTTACTGTCATTAAAAATGCTTTTCAGAAAACATTGGAACGTGGCGATTCCAGTATGGTTGACACCATCAATTCGCAAAATAACGAGTTGGTTTTTCTGCTTCAGAAATTACAGGAACGAAACGAAGAAATTGAAACCATTAACCAGGAACTGGAAGAAACCAACAAAGGTGTTGTGGCTTTAAATCGCGAATTGGAAGACAAAGCCATTGACATTGAAAAGGCCAAACAGGAAGCGGTGATGGCAAACAAAGCGAAAAGCGAATTTTTAGCTAACATGAGCCACGAAATTCGTACTCCCATGAATGCCATTCTTGGATTTGCAGAAATACTGGAAAACAAAATTACGGACAAAACCCTAAAAGGCTTTGCCACAGCAATATCATCCAGCGGAAGTTCGTTATTGGGAATTATTAACGACATTCTTGATTTATCGAAAATTGAAGCGGGAAAAACTGAGTTGAACTACCAATCAGCCAACCTGAAATCCTTAATCAACGATGTTGGACAAATTTTCAAGCACAAATCGAAGGAGAAACAAATCGATTTTATAATCGATATTGATCCTTCCATTCCAAAAGCAATTGTAATTGACGACATCAGGCTAAAACAAATTCTGATAAACCTGATCGGAAACGCCATGAAGTTTACCGACAATGGCTTTGTAAAACTAAGCGTAACCAACCACCGGTTAACAGAAGAAAGTAAATTACAAAGTGTTAGTTTTTGTGTTCAGGATACAGGTATTGGAATTCCGCAGGACCAGATTGAAAATATTTTTGGAGCCTTTGAACAGCAAAAAAACCAGAACCTTAATAAATTTGGCGGAACCGGACTTGGACTTACCATTACAAAACGTTTGGTGGCAATGATGGGCGGAAATTTATCGGTGGAAAGCGAGCCGGATAAAGGCAGTAAATTTTGTGTAAAATTTGACAACCTGGAGATTGGCGATTTAAGTGATGCCGAAGCCTTTGAGCAAAAAGATTTAAACGCCCAGATTGTATTCGAACCCGCTACAATTCTGATTGTTGATGATGTTGCCATAAATCGAAAGCTTGTTATCAAATTTATAGAAGATTATGATTTCAGGATTGAAACGGCCGAAAACGGGCAACGAGCCCTGGATAAAGTAGATTCAACACTCCCCGACTTGATTCTGATGGATTTAAAAATGCCGGTAATGGATGGTTTTGAAGCAACATCGATTCTGAAAGCAAACGAAAAATATAAAAATATACCCATTGTAGCTTGCACGGCTTCTGCACTAAAAGAAGAAAAAGAATTAATACTAAACTCGGGATTTGACGCGTATTTGAGAAAACCATTTTCGAGAAAAGAGTTAATCTCTGAATTAAGTATTCATTTAAAACACCAGAAACTTCAGGCAAACACAAACGAACAAGACACGAACAATTCGATTGAGCCGGAAATGACTGCTGAGCTCATGGCTAGTTTACCCCATTTTATTGAAGAGGTTAAAACAGATTTACACCCCAGATGGGAAACCATTCGCGACACATTTATTCTGTCAGAAATTAGCGACTTTGCAATTCGAGTGCAAAAAGTTGCAACAAAATATAGTGCTTCCGATCTTACAAACTGGAGCGAAGGCATACAAGAACAGGTTGCCAACCTGGATATGGAAAAACTCCCCGGCACCATCAATCAGTTCGAAAAGATTGTAAACAGGTATGAAGATAGACTTTTAAAAGTATAG
- a CDS encoding ATP-binding SpoIIE family protein phosphatase, giving the protein MEISRDHILTLLIENESDIGICRRKSVSLAKQLGFDEVKTGEIAIMVTELVTNVIKHGGGKGKILVCEVKTEDQQKAIEVWCCDSGNGIPDLEKAIKDGYSDKVSLGIGLGSIRRFSDIFELNPKDLPLLNGNHLSGFENYSNCIRTLKWVPSKKWIGTNRDLQIGASSRSKPGEVLNGDCYVVNHISAGKTIAAVIDGLGHGKEAHIASQLAREQIILKAEQPVNSILTHVNNALRGTRGAVAGMALIDTVSNKLSFSGIGNIEGFVCSSNEKKTLLSFGGIIGHNMRTPRVFEFNFNPGDFLYFSSDGITSRWRYDEMDWTKHPQANAEHLITNFSRNNDDATVLIIRYSS; this is encoded by the coding sequence ATGGAGATAAGTCGCGATCATATATTAACACTTCTGATAGAAAATGAATCGGATATAGGAATTTGCCGAAGAAAATCGGTTAGCCTTGCCAAACAACTGGGTTTCGACGAAGTTAAGACCGGTGAAATTGCAATAATGGTTACCGAACTGGTTACCAATGTAATAAAACACGGTGGTGGCAAAGGAAAAATACTGGTGTGCGAAGTAAAAACAGAAGACCAGCAAAAAGCCATTGAGGTTTGGTGTTGCGACTCCGGAAATGGGATTCCCGATTTGGAAAAGGCCATTAAAGATGGCTATTCCGACAAAGTTTCTCTTGGAATCGGCTTAGGTTCCATCCGTCGTTTTTCCGACATTTTTGAGTTAAATCCAAAAGATTTGCCATTACTAAACGGAAACCATCTTTCAGGTTTCGAAAACTATTCAAATTGTATAAGAACCCTTAAATGGGTGCCATCAAAAAAGTGGATCGGGACCAATCGCGATTTACAAATAGGAGCCTCATCGCGAAGTAAACCCGGAGAAGTGTTAAACGGCGATTGTTATGTGGTAAATCACATTTCAGCCGGTAAAACCATTGCAGCTGTTATCGATGGGTTGGGACACGGAAAAGAAGCACACATTGCCTCACAGCTGGCAAGAGAACAGATCATACTTAAAGCAGAGCAACCTGTAAATTCGATACTGACGCATGTAAACAATGCGCTTCGGGGAACCCGGGGAGCTGTGGCAGGAATGGCACTTATCGATACCGTTTCAAACAAATTATCCTTTAGCGGGATCGGTAATATTGAAGGTTTTGTATGCTCATCAAACGAAAAGAAAACGCTGTTGTCTTTCGGAGGAATTATCGGCCACAACATGCGAACACCAAGAGTGTTTGAGTTCAATTTTAACCCCGGCGATTTTTTATACTTTTCGTCGGATGGAATTACCTCCCGATGGCGTTACGACGAGATGGACTGGACAAAACACCCGCAAGCAAATGCAGAGCACTTAATTACTAATTTTTCGAGAAATAACGATGACGCAACCGTTCTTATTATCCGCTACAGTTCATAG
- a CDS encoding anti-sigma regulatory factor — protein MNTIGFDNGWEELGRYPVITEHDIVKVRQTVRHHAKEARMGIVEQTRITTAVSELFRNMYNYAGGGEVVIERGDINGKQALIVTCIDEGPGIEDMELAMSDGYTSGMGMGYGLPGTKRLVDHFEIQSEKGKGTTVRVMKWR, from the coding sequence ATGAACACAATAGGTTTTGACAACGGCTGGGAAGAACTGGGCAGATATCCGGTAATAACCGAGCACGATATTGTTAAAGTTCGGCAAACTGTTCGTCACCATGCAAAAGAAGCTCGCATGGGAATAGTAGAACAAACCCGAATAACAACTGCTGTTTCTGAGCTATTTCGAAATATGTACAATTATGCAGGAGGAGGAGAAGTTGTAATTGAACGAGGAGACATTAATGGCAAGCAAGCTCTTATAGTAACATGTATTGACGAGGGCCCCGGAATAGAAGACATGGAGCTGGCAATGAGTGATGGTTATACATCCGGAATGGGAATGGGATATGGACTCCCGGGAACCAAACGCCTGGTTGATCACTTTGAAATTCAATCGGAAAAGGGCAAAGGCACAACGGTTAGAGTAATGAAATGGAGATAA
- a CDS encoding STAS domain-containing protein: MDFHEKKIPIIKIRDFLIVSIQVDMHDKLAIQLQSQILNEIEKTGAKGVLIDISVLEMVDSFIGRMLSGMASMASIMDAAVVIVGMQPAVAITLVELGLEMPGVDTALNMEKGIEMLEERLKDEDF; this comes from the coding sequence ATGGATTTCCACGAAAAGAAAATACCGATTATAAAGATTCGTGACTTCCTTATCGTCTCTATACAGGTTGATATGCACGACAAACTGGCTATTCAACTGCAGTCGCAAATTTTAAATGAGATTGAGAAAACAGGTGCAAAAGGTGTATTAATCGACATATCAGTACTTGAAATGGTTGACTCATTTATTGGCCGGATGCTTTCAGGAATGGCTTCGATGGCATCTATTATGGATGCAGCCGTTGTTATAGTTGGAATGCAGCCTGCAGTTGCCATAACTCTGGTTGAGCTGGGGCTTGAAATGCCGGGAGTAGATACTGCTTTAAATATGGAGAAAGGCATAGAAATGCTCGAAGAAAGGCTTAAAGACGAGGATTTTTAA
- a CDS encoding STAS domain-containing protein, translated as MSENITFKNAQQRIEHIEDVLSSVAAGDLDGRVESEIEDDLTGVEEAINILIEDLTYELKQSKKMRLELEEKLGKIEEQQRTIVRQQDDLLELSSPVSKVWDNILILPVIGTLDSQRTQIMMENLLQKIVDTGCTISILDITGVPTVDTQVANHLLKTVTSARLLGAECIISGISPAIAQTIVHLGIDLSVIRTKATLQDAMIFALRKNNQLIEGKVKTEKADIEHNEN; from the coding sequence ATGAGCGAAAATATTACATTTAAAAATGCACAGCAACGAATTGAACACATTGAGGATGTGTTGTCGTCGGTGGCAGCAGGGGATTTAGACGGTAGAGTTGAATCGGAAATCGAAGATGATTTAACCGGAGTTGAAGAAGCAATTAACATACTGATTGAAGACTTAACTTACGAGTTGAAGCAGAGCAAAAAAATGCGTCTTGAATTGGAAGAAAAATTGGGAAAAATTGAAGAACAGCAACGTACAATTGTTCGACAACAAGACGACTTGCTCGAACTCTCAAGTCCTGTTTCTAAAGTATGGGATAACATTCTAATTCTTCCGGTAATTGGAACACTCGACAGTCAACGTACACAGATTATGATGGAAAACCTGTTGCAAAAAATTGTAGATACAGGTTGTACCATATCAATTCTTGATATTACCGGTGTACCAACTGTTGATACTCAGGTTGCCAACCATTTATTAAAAACAGTAACATCAGCACGTTTACTGGGAGCCGAATGTATCATTTCCGGAATTAGTCCTGCCATTGCACAAACCATTGTACACCTTGGTATCGATTTATCTGTTATTCGTACCAAAGCCACCTTACAAGATGCAATGATTTTTGCACTTCGTAAAAACAATCAGCTAATCGAAGGCAAAGTAAAAACAGAGAAAGCTGACATTGAACACAACGAAAATTAA